The genomic DNA CAAGTTTTAGCAAAACCAGGTTCAATCACTCCACACACCAAATTCAAAGCTGAAGTTTACGTATTATCAAAAGAAGAAGGTGGACGTCATACTCCATTCTTCTCTAACTATCGCCCTCAGTTCTACTTCCGTACAACTGATGTAACTGGAATTATCACTCTTCCAGAAGGCGTAGAAATGGTTATGCCTGGCGACAACGTTGAAATGAACGTTGAGCTTATTGCTCCAATTGCAATCGAAGAAGGAACTAAATTCTCAATTCGTGAAGGTGGACGTACAGTAGGCGCTGGCGTTGTTTCCACTATTGTTGAGTAATAAAAAATAAATATATGAAAGCAGATGGGTGATAATCCATCTGCTTTTTTAATTTTTAAATAAAAAAGTTCCTGTTGAAAATGGTATATAGGGCCGCTATAATTGAAAAGGTGTGTGAAACATAAAGATTTTTCAAGAATATCTTGCGTTCACTTTATGTTTTCTGTATAATAGACAACGTTGGTCTTTGACTGCGATGAAGTGGAAGGTTGCTGACACACCCGGCCGCTTTGCCATGGCGAGTGCGTAGGAAATTTCCACGGAGAATGTCTATTTTAAAATAGGCGAAAAGGAGGGAAAATAATGGCAAAACAAAAAATACGTATCCGTTTAAAAGCTTATGATCACAGAATCCTTGATCAATCTGCAGAGAAAATTGTAGAAACAGCAAAACGTTCAGGTGCGGCTGTATCTGGTCCGATCCCGCTTCCAACTGAAAAATCTGTTTACACAATTCTTCGTGCGGTGCATAAGTACAAAGATTCACGTGAACAATTTGAGATGCGCACACACAAACGTCTTATCGACATCATTAATCCAACTCCACAAACAGTTGATTCATTAATGCGTTTAGACTTGCCATCCGGTGTTGATATTGAAATTAAACTTTAATGATATAAATAATGAAGAAATTAGGAGGTGTGACTGAAATGACCAAAGGAATCTTAGGAAGAAAGATCGGTATGACTCAAGTATTTGCTGAAAACGGTGACCTTATCCCGGTAACAGTTGTTGAAGCAACTCCAAACGTAGTTCTTCAAAAGAAATCTGTTGAGACTGACGGCTACGAAGCAATTCAGCTAGGATTTGAAGACAAACGCGAAAAGCTTGCTAATAAACCGGAAAAAGGACACGCTGCAAAAGCAAATACTGCTCCTAAGCGCTTCATTCGCGAAATCCGCGGAGTTGACTTAGCAGAGTATGAAGTTGGTCAAGAAGTCAAAGTTGATATTTTTGCAGAAGGAGAACTTGTTGATGTAACAGGTATCTCAAAAGGTAAAGGGTTCCAAGGTGTGATTAAGCGCCACGGGCAATCACGCGGACCTATGGCTCACGGTTCTCGTTACCATCGTCGTCCTGGTTCTATGGGACCTATCGCTCCAAACCGTGTATTCAAAAGTAAAAATCTGCCTGGACGCATGGGTGGAGAGAAAGTTACTGTTCAAAACCTTCAAATTGTTAAAGTTGACGCAGAGCGCAACTTACTTTTAATCAAAGGTAACGTACCGGGTCCTAAAAAGGGGCTTGTTAAAATTAAAAGTGCGGTAAAAGTAAAGCAATAAACCGGAAAGGAGGAAAAATGAATGCCGAAAGTAGCATTATTTAACCAAAACGGCTCACAAGTTGGTGAAATCGAACTAAACGACGCCGTTTTTGGTATCGAGCCTAACAAACACGTGTTATTTGAAGCTGTTGTTATGCAAAGAGCTTCTTTGCGTCAAGGAACACACAAAACAAAAATTCGTTCTGAAGTATCTGGCGGTGGCCGCAAACCATGGCGCCAAAAAGGAACAGGCCGTGCTCGCCAAGGTTCTATCCGTTCTCCACAATGGCGCGGCGGTGGTACTGTGTTCGGTCCTGTGCCACGCAGCTACAGCTACAAGCTTCCTAAAAAAGTGCGTCGCTTAGCAATTAAATCTGCATTATCTTCTAAAGTTTTAGAAGAAAATATTTTAGTATTAGAAAACCTTGTTTTCGAAACTCCAAAAACAAAAGATTTTGTAGGTGTTTTAAAAAATCTTTCTGTTGATTCAAAAGCGCTCGTCGTTACAGCAGATCTAGATGAAAACGTCGCATTATCTGCACGAAATATCCCTGGTGTAACTGTTGTAGCAGCTAACGGAATCAACGTTTTGGATGTTTTAAATCATGATAAGTTAATCATGACGAAAGCAGCGGTTGAAAAAGTAGAGGAGGTGCTTGCATAATGGATGCACGTGAAGTCATTAAGCGCCCCGTAATCACTGAACGTTCAACTGATCTAATGGCTGATAAAAAATACACCTTTGAAGTGGATGTAAGAGCTAACAAGACTCAAGTAAAAGACGCTGTTGAAGAAATTTTCGGCGTAAAAGTTGAAAAAGTAAACATTATGAACTATAAAGGCAAGTTCAAGCGTATGGGTAAATTCGGCGGTTATACAAATAAGCGTCGCAAAGCCATCGTAACGCTAACTCAAGACAGCAAAGAAATCGAATTATTTGAAGTATAAATATTTTAATTAGAAGAGGAGGGAATTTAAAATGGCGATTAAGAAGTACAAACCTACCTCCAACGGTCGTCGCGGCATGACAGTATTAGATTTTTCGGAAATCACTACTGACAAACCAGAAAAATCCTTGCTTGCTCCTTTAAAAAGAAAAGGCGGCCGCAACAACCAAGGTAAGTTAACTGTTCGTCATCAAGGTGGCGGTCATAAGCGTCAATACCGTATCATTGATTTTAAACGTGACAAAGACGGCATTCCAGGACGCGTTGCCACTATTGAATATGATCCAAACCGTTCTGCAAACATTGCATTAATTAACTATGTTGATGGAGAAAAGCGTTACATTCTTGCTCCAAAAAACCTTGAAGTTGGTATGGAAATAATGTCTGGTCCAGAAGCAGACATCAAAGTAGGTAACGCACT from Bacillus methanolicus MGA3 includes the following:
- the rpsJ gene encoding 30S ribosomal protein S10 — protein: MAKQKIRIRLKAYDHRILDQSAEKIVETAKRSGAAVSGPIPLPTEKSVYTILRAVHKYKDSREQFEMRTHKRLIDIINPTPQTVDSLMRLDLPSGVDIEIKL
- the rplC gene encoding 50S ribosomal protein L3; translated protein: MTKGILGRKIGMTQVFAENGDLIPVTVVEATPNVVLQKKSVETDGYEAIQLGFEDKREKLANKPEKGHAAKANTAPKRFIREIRGVDLAEYEVGQEVKVDIFAEGELVDVTGISKGKGFQGVIKRHGQSRGPMAHGSRYHRRPGSMGPIAPNRVFKSKNLPGRMGGEKVTVQNLQIVKVDAERNLLLIKGNVPGPKKGLVKIKSAVKVKQ
- the rplD gene encoding 50S ribosomal protein L4 yields the protein MPKVALFNQNGSQVGEIELNDAVFGIEPNKHVLFEAVVMQRASLRQGTHKTKIRSEVSGGGRKPWRQKGTGRARQGSIRSPQWRGGGTVFGPVPRSYSYKLPKKVRRLAIKSALSSKVLEENILVLENLVFETPKTKDFVGVLKNLSVDSKALVVTADLDENVALSARNIPGVTVVAANGINVLDVLNHDKLIMTKAAVEKVEEVLA
- the rplW gene encoding 50S ribosomal protein L23, which codes for MMDAREVIKRPVITERSTDLMADKKYTFEVDVRANKTQVKDAVEEIFGVKVEKVNIMNYKGKFKRMGKFGGYTNKRRKAIVTLTQDSKEIELFEV